The genomic DNA TGATACCATCGGTGGATCtatatttgtttaaaaaatcaaacaaaactgtcagcGTGCACCAAGTGCGATGAATGCACAAGGAGATAAAAGCTCTCAGTAAAGTTATACAGAATATTTTCGTCATGCGAAGGTACAAAATTATCTGCTGTGtgcgaaaatgaaaaaaaaaatcagcctGATAAGGTCTAGATTGGTAAATTTATTAAGATTGCAAGTTTATCACAGACAATTTTCAGCAGCCAATCGAATAACGATTGAATCTCAACGAGGTTAAATCATTGGTCTGATGACTCGTCGACTGTGACAGGAATTTAATGTCAGCTATGTCCATAGAAGTAGCTATTAGAGGCTTCAAATCGCTGACACTAATGattatataatttatttttgtaacTGTAATCTTTAATTATATGCTGACAAATCGCTGAATTTAAACCATCTTATTGTCTTTATGCACCAGACATTCTCTGCAATTTGAAGACCATGAGCAATCTTAATACTTTTCTAATTAAATTTTATATGATATCATGTGCCTTTCAATTATCTATTTATATATAACGTGTCTTTGTCACGTGATGTAGATAACCCTCTGGGGTTCAAGTTGAGTGTTTTCTCTTTAcatctaaataaataaatagagataaTGAAATAACAATGCACTGTGGTTTTCTCAACGGCTATATTGTAACttctattttttcatatttcctaTTCATTTGTGTGCACCATTTCAGAAGGCATCTATACGAAAAGTTGTTGGAAAGGCTTAACTGGATATATTCAAAGAAGAACAAGAGATTTTCCGTTACAGCACAGCTTTTGCGTTCACAATGACTAGACAATTTGACATTTTCCGCAACTGCAAACTTCAATTAGGGAAACTGCGTTCCCTTATATGTACGTGTTAAATTTGGCAAGTCACAGATGTGTCACATTTTCTCCGTAAAAGATATACAGTGATTGTAACTACGAGGTCTCGAAAATCAAAGTATATGTTTCATTAAACgagtttaaaaaaattaaaacatccACGTCTGAGAATGGAGAATACGTAAAAACACAAAATGGCATGCTAGAATCGAAATTCATCTGAAAATACTTACATTGGACAAACAATTCAAGACTTTCCTGGCCCATTGCCGTGGAGTTGTCGTAGAATCTATTATGAGCCATGCACACGAGTGTTCCCTCGTCGCTACGATTGGCGCTTGCGAGCGGGTAAGTCGTACCATCGTAAATTCTCTGACCGCCACTCATCCAGTGTACATCGTAGGGTGCAGGGTTGGCGTCGACGGTACACTGCAAGGTGACCGATTCGCCTTCTTTACAGAACACCTCCTTTCTATCAAAAGATATTTCTGGTCCATctgaaaattttaattaaacaaaatcgaGAGTcatgcatttttttttctgttctgaTATTTGTTACCGAATCGGTTTTTTTTGTATCACGAGACATATTTAACCATCTCCCTACATAATGCCCTCATGTTGTACAATGAAGACCTACaaggggtacattttatattgCTGTAAGTTTAAATATCATAAATCTAAATGTCCTTTTGTTAGTTCACTTACACTGGACGTCAAGATCAAGGTCAGCAGTACCGGTTCCCAGTGTGTTGTCGTAAAATCTGTTAGTACCAGTACACGTGTGAATACCCGTGAACCCTCTGGTGACGCCAGCCAAGGGCACGACGGGTTCTGTGAAGGTCGTGCCGTCATTGAGTTCCCATGTGAAGTTGACCATCATCGGATTGGCTTCCACGACGGTGCAGTTAAGTGTCACGTTTGCTCCTTCTTTAATGGCCGCTGAGGGCAGTGTTGATACGGTCGGTGGATCTGTTGGTATAAAAATAGACGAAATTATTTCTCGGCTTGGGATGTGAATAGACCCAAATCTAATGGATAATTGAATCTCAGACATGTCAATGACAAGTCAAGATCATTACTGAATTCGAATGTAAATCTATCTGATGTACTTTAATTTAAGACTGGCTGTCAGAAATTACATTCCCATGGTAACTATTATCATATCCGGCGACTTTACTTTTTATATCAAGATGAAGCGGCGATTAGAAATATTTCTCTAAATATTTGCTTCGGcagtgaaatattgttttcttaAAGTGACGAGGACCTATTTGGATGTATTACACAATCTGATTCGTGTGTTCGTACTTGACCGATCATGTAATCGTCTCTGAGGTTTCTGTgctcgttcgttcgttcgttcttttgtttgtttgtttgttttatttgttgattgtttgtttgcttttggaCTTCAATATTCTTATCAGTTTGTCGGCATCAACATTCCGAAGCTTTGCAGATTTCTGTGACCGATACATATACATATGCAACTGCATTGCTTCAAAAGATGCAAAATATATTACTTATCTAACTAGTATAGTAACAAGGAGAGCATATACTAGCTACTGATGTCCAAAAAGCAGAAAACTCTTGGCAcaataataacaatgggatCAGATTTAGTGTAGGACCCATACAATCCAAAATAATCAAGTCAATTTACACTAACTCAGCGTGCGATTGTCGACTTTGCAATAGACCGCTACGTTCATGATTCTGAATTAAATTCGCAACTACCGTTATTGACCTTTCCGCCTAATATGCTCGTATAAACTAGGCGCTTTACACACTGACGCAATCATGCGGGTTTGCTATTTGAAAATACTTACGTTGGACAACCAAGTCAAGATTTTCCTGACCCATTGCCGTGGAGTTGTCATAGAATCTATTATGGGCCATGCACACGAGTGTTCCTCCGTCACTGCGATCGGCACTTGGGAGTGGGTAAGTCGTACCGTCGTAAATTCTCTGACCGTCTCTCATCCAGTGTACATCGTATGGTGCAGGGTTGGCGTCGACGGTACATTGCAAGGTGACCGATTCGCCTTCTTTACAGACTACTTCCTGCTGGTCGAAGGAGATTTCGGGGCCATCTGTAATTGTAATAAACGAAAGTGACGTGTCACCGTACAGACCAAGATGACTGAGCTGTTTGAATGACAAAATTATTGTACGCCAGTCAATGTTTTCAATTCTCACCAATAATTCAAAGATAGGTCATTTCTATCATTTAAATCGAAAGGAGCCCTGCCATGGCATTGTGGGTGATCAACCTTGGCTAAAAACGTGGATATGATAATTTGCTATCTCACTTACACTGGACGTCAAGATCAAGGTCAGCGCTATCCGTTCCCTGTGTGTTATCGTAAAATGTGTTGGTACCGGTACACGTGTGTATGCCCGTGAACTCTCTGGTGACGCCAGCCAAGGACACGACTGGTTCTGTGAAGGTCGTGCCGTCATTGAGTACCCATATGAAGTTGACCATCATCGGATTGGCTTCCACCACGGTGCAATTCAGTGTCACGTTTGCGCCTTCTTTAATGGCCGCTGGGGGCAGTGTCGTTAGCGTAGGGGGATCTGATGGCAATTAACATACAGAGAAAAGTGGACTGGATGGGTGTTATTTCTTATAGAAAGGGTGTTCATTCGCTGAGGACAGGTCTGTCTCGATACACcgccctctctctctcttctctctctctctctctgtctctctctgtctctctctctctctctctctctctctctctctctctctctctctctctctctctctctctctgcggaAAGTATTGGaaagtttttttaaatgttcaagTATGATTCAATTTGTGAGACAGTGAAAGATAATATATAAAACAGGAAATAGTGAGACAGAAGAGTTGAAAGTTGGACTCGGTGAAACGGATTGACCGGACGAATGACAACCGTTTTGTTGTCGTTGTTTTCTTTCTTGCTACTGCTTCACtttccattattattattattattattattattattattattattattattattattattattattattattgttgttgttgttgttgttgttgttgttgttgttgttgttgctgctgctgctgctgctgctgttgttcgttatgatgatgatgatgatgatgatgatgatgatgatgatgatgatgatgatgatgatatggtgatgatgttgatgatggtgatggtaatGGTGACCGTGACAatcatggtgatgatgatgatgatgataaacatGATGGTAAGGAAAGAGTGatcatgtatccaatcaaaaaatgacacacacatacacaaaacgGGTTTGAATGTTAGGATGTAACGTAATCAGTGAAAGTAATGATGTTGCAACGTCATAATGACAAACAGAATGGAGGCAACGATATGGCGATAGTCATGGCGATGCAAAGTGTAAATCGGTGGTATGAGAATGCAGGGCATAGAAAAATCAACACAGGAGGGAGAGAAATGAGTGAATCGTGAAGAGCAAAGCCAGAAAATTAAACGACTGTGATGATAATCGCGAAAGGTTAAGGCTATTCTCACTTACACTGCACCGTTACCATGACTGAGTCATTTCCAATAGCCGCTGATCCGTCCCAGAGAGTGCTGTTTGCGTAGCATGTATATAACCCTTGCTGAGTTCGGGAAATACTTGATATCTGCAGGTTGTTGCCGTATTGCACCATACCGTCGAAGCTCTGCCAATAAACGTCGGGGCTCGGGTTGCCATCGGCGGAACAGCTCTGCGTGTAAGATTGGCCTTCTATGGTGATGTTATTGCTCTTGTCGGCGATGATGACTTCAGGTGTAACTGTTTTTAAAGGCAAAAAAGATCAGCCTCCGAACTCGTTAATCAAATCAGATTTACTTCAAACTGTGACACGATAgcgacatgcatgcatgcatgcggtCTAGAATTtctaaattctgtaaaaatatgcagTGTAGTTTTTATCATTCACAAGTAACtgcaaaagtaaaacaaaatgtatacattaGGGAGGGAGCATTCATTCTCTGCTTCCTAACGTCtctttattcaaattttgacacaatcatcatcatgatGACCGCCGGTGTCCGTTTGTATCTCCACACAGATACCATCGCAATTTGGAGTTATGAAAGTAGACAGACTTTTGTTCTCTTTGAAGCTTCATATAGTGTAGGTTATTTTTGCAAAACGAAGTTCCTGCCCCCCTCCCCcaccaaaaaataaattgagtcGCAAGTCCAATTGTTGGACTTGTCACCACGGCCCGTGGGACTGCAACGATATCCTAtggtaaacacgattggaactaatttgggataattgaatctttacatttttcaaatttctcaaaagtgttaaatGCCATATAGGTGAATGTTGCGATGTTATAAGGTTATtgccaaaataccgggatttatgtccgagttcatcgtgcagcggaggtattgtccaaGACGCGTAGCGTCTCGGACAACACTGAAGCGTatgatgtacgaggacataaatccccgTATTTTGAGAATAacttattatacacctttttagtccaactttaccaGAAAGAAGTCGAAATTGAAGCGTCTTTCGGATGCCCGTTACGCACTGTACTGAGCGATCATCTCCAGCAGGCTGGGGACACGTTGAGCGCGTccaagcgcacagaacgaaatttcaacccgcgctgcGCGGTGGACATTGTTGTCAAGTAGAAATTGTACTTAAGCAGCAAAATTTCAATCGAATTTacaggttttggactgaccatgatttaatttgtgaagtactgaacgctaagaagtatatattcttgtaaaaaatgtaaaatattccctgtttttcaccatgttgacgtaaaggtgtgttgaggtcaaaggtcatatagcGTCCAATAACCTCTACAGTTATTAGACTCCGCGTCtcctgataccgaaacttactgtacgacgaaactccataggttacagacgcaggtgtataataatacaaattaatcctaaaacaagtgtgtaacttaaaaagaaaagcagatgagcttacattattgcagattaaatcgacattacttcaccatctaattatccccagttccaatcgtgttggtatgttttgttgaaaagtgaactttatttcGGGCTAGATATAATTTGACGACAGGAATATTCGTAAAGAACACAATGCGTCAACGTGTCAAGTCTGTATCTTGCATTTCAACTTGTTATTAATAGAAGAACACACGATATTGAAAATAGTATCACCGATTACAGCTATCCTCACACCCACCCCCTGCACCTTTATTTTTGACCATTTACTTACATTGCACGTCGATATTGATGGTGACATCGGCAGAACCCACCGATGAGTCCCAGAATGTATTGTTTGCTTCGCATGTGTAGTCTCCGCCATGATCACGGCCGATCTCTGTGAAGTTCAACCAGGCGCCATCAGCGTTGGCACTTACATCGCTCCACTCTATGACGTGAACGGCTGGATTGGCCTCGGCAACCATGCAGGCAACCGAAAGTGGCGCGCCCTCTAGCACCACAACACTATCGCCAGAGTGTTTGGCGGTACCATAAACTTCGGTCGTGAGCGCAGGTTTGTCTGTAAAATACGAATCAAATGAAGACTATAAATAATGTTTACTATCAATAAACTATACGGTTGGGCAAACACGAATGGATGGCAAAAATATGGAAGTCGAATGACGTTGTGAGAAATTGAAACTACATTCATGAATTTTCTTGTTATTTCAGTAGATATGTTTCAAACATTTACATCATCATATTTGTTCAACAATTTGCGAAATAAATTCTCTTTTGGGCGCTCTGTAACCTCGATTTGTGGCAGTACCTTCAGAGCAGACGTCTCAAAATCAAACTTACATTGCACGTCCAGGGAGATACTACCGGTCTTGCTTATACTGCTGCCGTCCCACACTTGACTAACGGCGTGGCAGGTGTGGTTGCCAGCATCACTCCTCGTTGCGCCGTGAACGTGCAACTCATTGCCCGCTTCTGTGCTACCATCGGGATGCATCCAGCTGATGACGGGTGTCGGATAACCGTCGGCGGTGCACGTTGCATGGTAAGAGCCCCCTTCGACAACTCTGCCGATGCTACCTTCATCCTCTACAATCACCACGTCGTCCAAATCTGCTCGTCGTAAACAATAGGGTAAAATCAGTAAACGCCAAAGTCAACTCGTCTCAAGATTGAAACATGTTGAACATAAGTTTTGCCCTTTGAGAATTTCGTAAATTATTTACCCTTTTCATTTTAATCATCTGTCGAGCAAGATGAGAGGCCCTCTAACTTCTCGTATATTCATATTTTGCTTACTCATACTGTTACCTCAATTTCCaccatttgtttttgaaaaaaaaaaatccgtccTATGATTTTTATCACAATCATAAATTGCCAGACCTGACTACCGTCTGAAGACCTGAAAACCCATGTTGGCCAACTGAATTAAACGATGGTATAATAAGTTTGACGTAAAATGCACCTGAGTGGCAGATATGTGGTCtttctttcaaatctttacaatATTATGTCGTCCTGTCGCTCTAGAGGACACCTTTTGAAGTGCTAGTGTACGGAGTTTGTGAAGTTTTTATTCgcctttttctttaaaaaatgagtTTACCTCAATAGAGTAGACACAGGGCTAGACATTattttggctaatttttttttatacaagaatgaatgtatgaatgctttatttcacaaGATGCCTCACAGTATacacaataatgaaaatgaaaaggaaaggtGTATTTCTGATGTTACACAAAGTCAATAAAAGTAAGAACATTGCAGTATTGTATAATCTGGTGGGAACCATGAAACTAGTCAAATAGGCCAGTCGAGTTCATGGCCCCTGATTATACTAATAATTATTCAGAGTGCTAGTGTAGATTCAGTCAGTGATGTTTCAATGTGGACTTGAAAACGTGTCTACCTgaattgacaattgtttgagacAGGCAGGATTACCACGATAGCCAGAATTAACACATCTAttgtaacatttcaaattctTCACCGTGACAATGACAATGATCTGAACTTTTATTACTGACAGTAAGAAAGATTAAAGTTAAAGTTTGGGTCAAGAGTGCAGAATATATTACATTGCGTAGCATTAAGTAGAACCCACCTCGGTGACGGATATTtcaactctcaaatttctacaaattCTGATCTGTAACTAGTGGCTCAGTGTCAATTTAGAGCTCTTGTTGGAGAACGAAAAACTTTCAccgaaaatataattttccccatagagttaacacaggggtggcgaccattttgaatatcacatatcgcaaaatgttgggcattttgtttcgctagttcaaaactttgcacggtaaccgccgattttattgttgatttggtgagagaatggttgaaagtttcatttaggaaagttttagaaaaagtttgagtctttcactttcaaggtgcatactatcttaaggcagaattatatattatagcccaaacatggactatgtgcccgagggtaggtgaccatttgcctgacgtaaggagggcaaatggtctcctgccccgagggtacatagtcccatgtttgggctataatgtttttattacatgcctctcttactcagtttgcaccaaaaatatttatgtttattggcaaattatagtaaaatgctttattttcgttttagacgaaaaacggttaaaatagaacaattttcgtcatcgaatggcgcattgatatatgtaaactactgttatgcggtttatcaatatttttatgcgaaattttccaaaaaccggattttctgtgcaaaacatgaaatttcaagacttttgcatccaaaagttttcaagttgaaaatagttccggttcactttcagtccagtgatgactatgcggcccgcgacgtcatcggcgagttaccattgaatcctttggagcgcgcgacgttcgatattcgaggcatgtaataaatctattgaCGGTTTGAGAGAACATCCACCAAGACCGACACAACGCGACCAGAATACGAAAAACCAAAAAGTACTATAAAATAGGGCAATGAACGGGTGGAAAATCGTTGTTTCGAGCAGTCTTTCTGGGGCGGCAGTCCAACAAACCTTCCTGTGCAACTTGAAGGCGGTGTTCAAGCGGAgttggaaatttaattttactgCTCAGCATTGGGTTTGTTTCGTTGGGTTCGGGAAAAGCATCGTATTGTGACAAAGAGATGACCCTGAGATTGACATTCGGAAAAGGCAGTGCAGTCACAATCCTCACCGTAGTGTAATTACTATATATTTGGCAAGCGCAACTTGGAG from Ptychodera flava strain L36383 unplaced genomic scaffold, AS_Pfla_20210202 Scaffold_32__1_contigs__length_2955704_pilon, whole genome shotgun sequence includes the following:
- the LOC139127509 gene encoding hemicentin-1-like gives rise to the protein MSSSVVDLAWLKDGVEVQRVRGMTHNLTTTLNKTDNGTRFDCRIVHPKLSDEQSSQLSCEEDIAVVVQYLDDVVIVEDEGSIGRVVEGGSYHATCTADGYPTPVISWMHPDGSTEAGNELHVHGATRSDAGNHTCHAVSQVWDGSSISKTGSISLDVQYKPALTTEVYGTAKHSGDSVVVLEGAPLSVACMVAEANPAVHVIEWSDVSANADGAWLNFTEIGRDHGGDYTCEANNTFWDSSVGSADVTINIDVQFTPEVIIADKSNNITIEGQSYTQSCSADGNPSPDVYWQSFDGMVQYGNNLQISSISRTQQGLYTCYANSTLWDGSAAIGNDSVMVTVQYPPTLTTLPPAAIKEGANVTLNCTVVEANPMMVNFIWVLNDGTTFTEPVVSLAGVTREFTGIHTCTGTNTFYDNTQGTDSADLDLDVQYGPEISFDQQEVVCKEGESVTLQCTVDANPAPYDVHWMRDGQRIYDGTTYPLPSADRSDGGTLVCMAHNRFYDNSTAMGQENLDLVVQHPPTVSTLPSAAIKEGANVTLNCTVVEANPMMVNFTWELNDGTTFTEPVVPLAGVTRGFTGIHTCTGTNRFYDNTLGTGTADLDLDVQYGPEISFDRKEVFCKEGESVTLQCTVDANPAPYDVHWMSGGQRIYDGTTYPLASANRSDEGTLVCMAHNRFYDNSTAMGQESLELFVQYPPMVSTLPSAAIKEGANVTLNCTVVEANPMNVSFTWRLNDGTTFTDPVVPLAGVTREFTGIHTCTATNTFYDNTQGIGSADLDLDVQYGPEITFDSDELRVIEGEFVTLECSVDANPAAYDVHWMRDGQTIYDGAIYPLGNAGRNDAGTFVCMAHNRFYDNSTAMGQKSLELVVEYPSTVTIALGQATVTKGSDLEMACRAETGSPDPYQLGLYQSNSSGMYEVEVVSGATSAAFKIEDADVWRSGAYSCKAKTLFFDGSELETSSVDLSVIVLTPPVILNKATEQISVSLDSEAILECIAEGSPIPKITWTDNVGEIRDALDSVDGNTITSTLTIPGISEQQLGIYLCEASNSAGRDLHGIEVVELPPPEEPSALSDGAIAGIAVGVIVFITVIVIVGILCCCQPRSAKEGNPTGAADEENTKKILVDEFTNVEDQGVENGAMPRSSPDGKDTSGEKVVETNVDETKKVEENANEIAMEPIYAKPDKTNSKKESSTADEETPPKSEGDN